Proteins encoded by one window of Sorangium aterium:
- a CDS encoding serine/threonine-protein kinase produces MDCLRSSAPLDAGLPSSERFLRGRLLGGRYLVEHMIGAGAMGRVYRARHLGLGRACAVKVIHERVAAPRVGGRASHRVCTTRVAASPRGEGAGHRGSSGVSERSRSEERSRSGGVRAGDAVLRFHVEALAASRLDHPNIVRVLDFGCEPVSLHGALGANAGGHEAEPPSLWYLVTEHLDGEDLIDLLNATPILPPERIVSIMRQLCSALQHAHDAGVIHRDVKPENIRLVPRFDDDGAPFEQVKLLDFGTAKLLHDDRSGAFGGSPLLPVPDEDNGRLVIGTPAYMSPEQAAGQAVDARSDVYACGVLLFEMATGRLPFERPTPVALAAAHVESPPPRPSALHPAFDPDLEALILQCLRKNPEDRPQSARALREALGHIALRRARSAADEHAAVSGSPRPSEGGRPATASSSRRRSSAEDAATARSAGASTWVGYRSPSLPESAHLDRPGSPPTTQRDESSAPTWVGHRSTPCLPAALVETASPPAPAGAPPVDAAPPPTEAPPPAHAPASAQRAPALDAAIEPLSLLRAHRSCGSRSLVALHRRRRGRLAPVVIGTVAATVLGGSLCLLFNAAGAALATLTSPSPEREGEAPPTAEGRAWPARAPEPDPTCPAGPPR; encoded by the coding sequence ATGGATTGCCTCCGCTCCTCCGCGCCCCTCGACGCGGGACTCCCGTCCTCGGAGCGATTCCTCAGGGGACGCCTTCTCGGGGGGCGGTACCTCGTCGAGCACATGATCGGCGCCGGCGCGATGGGGCGCGTCTACCGCGCGAGGCACCTCGGGCTCGGGCGCGCGTGCGCGGTGAAGGTCATCCACGAGCGCGTCGCCGCGCCGCGCGTGGGCGGCAGAGCGAGCCACCGCGTCTGCACGACGCGCGTCGCCGCGTCGCCGCGCGGCGAGGGAGCCGGCCATCGAGGCTCGAGCGGCGTGAGCGAGAGGTCGCGCTCCGAAGAGAGGTCGCGCTCCGGCGGCGTCCGCGCCGGAGACGCCGTGCTGAGGTTCCATGTCGAAGCGCTCGCGGCGAGCCGGCTCGATCATCCGAACATCGTGCGCGTCCTCGACTTCGGCTGCGAGCCGGTGAGCCTGCACGGCGCGCTCGGGGCGAACGCCGGCGGACACGAGGCGGAGCCGCCCAGCCTCTGGTACCTGGTCACCGAGCACCTCGACGGCGAGGACCTCATCGACCTCCTGAACGCCACGCCGATCCTGCCCCCGGAGCGCATCGTCTCGATCATGCGCCAGCTGTGCTCCGCGCTGCAGCACGCGCACGATGCGGGGGTCATCCACCGCGACGTCAAGCCCGAGAACATCCGCCTGGTGCCTCGCTTCGACGACGACGGGGCGCCGTTCGAGCAGGTGAAGCTCCTCGACTTCGGGACGGCGAAGCTGCTCCACGACGACCGATCCGGCGCGTTCGGCGGCTCGCCCCTGCTCCCCGTGCCCGACGAGGACAACGGCAGGCTCGTCATCGGAACCCCGGCCTACATGAGCCCGGAGCAGGCCGCAGGGCAGGCTGTCGATGCGCGGAGCGACGTCTACGCGTGCGGCGTGCTGCTCTTCGAGATGGCCACGGGGCGGCTCCCCTTCGAGCGCCCGACGCCCGTCGCGCTCGCCGCCGCGCACGTCGAGTCCCCGCCGCCCCGACCGAGCGCGCTCCATCCGGCGTTCGATCCGGATCTGGAGGCGCTGATCCTCCAGTGCCTGCGCAAAAATCCAGAGGACCGCCCGCAGAGCGCGCGCGCGCTGCGCGAGGCGCTCGGGCACATCGCGCTTCGCCGGGCGCGCTCCGCCGCCGACGAGCACGCCGCGGTCAGCGGCTCTCCGCGCCCCTCGGAGGGAGGGCGCCCAGCGACGGCGTCCTCGTCGCGTCGGAGGTCCTCCGCGGAGGACGCCGCCACGGCGCGCTCGGCGGGAGCCTCGACGTGGGTGGGCTATCGCTCGCCGTCTCTGCCGGAGAGCGCGCACCTCGATCGCCCCGGCTCTCCGCCGACCACGCAGCGAGACGAGTCGTCCGCTCCAACGTGGGTCGGCCACCGCTCCACGCCTTGTCTCCCGGCTGCGCTCGTCGAGACGGCCTCGCCCCCCGCGCCGGCCGGCGCGCCGCCGGTGGACGCGGCACCCCCGCCCACCGAGGCGCCGCCTCCCGCGCACGCTCCGGCCAGCGCCCAGCGCGCACCGGCGCTCGACGCGGCGATCGAGCCGCTCTCCTTGCTTCGAGCGCACCGCTCCTGCGGATCGCGGAGCCTGGTCGCGCTCCACCGGCGTCGGCGCGGGCGTCTCGCGCCGGTCGTGATCGGCACCGTCGCTGCCACGGTGCTCGGCGGATCGCTGTGCCTGCTCTTCAACGCTGCAGGCGCGGCGCTCGCCACGCTCACCTCGCCATCGCCGGAGCGCGAGGGCGAGGCGCCCCCGACCGCCGAGGGACGCGCATGGCCGGCGCGCGCGCCAGAGCCGGACCCCACCTGCCCTGCGGGACCGCCGCGGTGA